One Hordeum vulgare subsp. vulgare chromosome 4H, MorexV3_pseudomolecules_assembly, whole genome shotgun sequence DNA window includes the following coding sequences:
- the LOC123449950 gene encoding uncharacterized protein LOC123449950 isoform X2 encodes MSDAQEAAAAAQTLAEGASAQTLAEGAAANAKSLPTMSPMDRLPMELLAEILRCLPPRGIATCRAVRKGWRAAVDSNGLMLAVEHRVPRRMGGIVANFSHEDRPYFLSCGAAPPGIGHDAAAFNLMMPLEMCRGWGRAVLDHRGGLLLCEGQRAMYVCNPATRRRAELPPLPSDGPGAYYLLFDPTVSLHYKVFFFPEPSRHGQPPTEWPPSSYTVQAYCSRSGQWDDMTFLRQGDATTMALWADRINERKRHAVYWRGAFYLHCPTGSIIS; translated from the coding sequence ATGAGTGACGCGCAGGAGGCTGCGGCGGCCGCCCAAACCCTAGCCGAGGGCGCCTCCGCCCAAACCCTAGCCGAGGGCGCCGCCGCAAACGCAAAGTCGCTACCCACCATGTCCCCCATGGATCGTCTCCCCATGGAGCTGCTCGCCGAGATCCTTCGCTGCCTCCCGCCGCGGGGCATCGCGACGTGCCGGGCCGTCCGCAAGGGCTGGCGCGCCGCCGTTGACTCCAACGGGCTGATGCTCGCGGTGGAGCACCGGGTGCCGCGCCGCATGGGCGGCATCGTCGCCAACTTCTCCCACGAGGACCGGCCCTACTTCCTCTCCTGCGGGGCCGCCCCTCCGGGCATCGGCCACGACGCCGCGGCGTTCAATTTGATGATGCCGCTGGAGATGTGCAGGGGGTGGGGGAGAGCCGTCCTCGACCACCGCGGCGGCCTTCTCCTGTGCGAGGGCCAGCGCGCGATGTACGTGTGCAACCCCGCGACGCGGCGGCGGGCGGAGCTTCCCCCTTTGCCCTCAGATGGCCCCGGCGCCTACTACCTCCTGTTCGACCCCACCGTGTCGCTGCACTACAAGGTGTTCTTCTTCCCCGAGCCCAGCAGGCATGGTCAACCGCCGACGGAATGGCCGCCGTCTTCGTACACGGTGCAAGCCTACTGCTCGAGAAGCGGCCAGTGGGATGACATGACATTTCTCCGACAAGGAGATGCAACCACGATGGCCTTGTGGGCGGATCGGATCAATGAACGAAAGCGCCACGCCGTGTACTGGCGAGGGGCATTCTATCTGCATTGCCCCACTGGCTCCATCATAAG